The Metamycoplasma cloacale genome includes a region encoding these proteins:
- the tyrS gene encoding tyrosine--tRNA ligase codes for MFRNILEELKARNIFNNISDEQKFKNISVNSGVYSGFDPTAKSLHLGNYIQIANLLRFKQYGYNPVAIVGGITGMIGDPSFRATERQFLDENTLIQNKNAIKDQLKKFDLEVIDNLDFYQGWTMVDFLKNMGKMINVNYLLEKESIATRLQQGLSFTEFSYQLIQGWDFKTLYENNNVKIQIGGSDQWGNMTTGLEYIRKSHANPDAIVITANLLVDENGKKFGKSSGGGSLWLNAEMTSPYAIYQFLLNQSDAKIEEYLMWLTFLDVQEIKNIISKHNEAKHLRYAQKILAYEIVKDIHSKEIALQCQRISEILFGKNQDLLDINDLEMLRGFLTEYEINADEKFIDVIKNNQILNSNREIREFLTKKSFTINNEIIEDENQLIDFSKFNQKYALLRKGKKEYIILRRK; via the coding sequence ATGTTTAGAAATATTTTAGAAGAATTGAAAGCAAGAAATATATTCAATAATATTTCCGATGAACAGAAATTCAAAAATATCAGCGTTAATTCAGGTGTATACAGCGGATTCGATCCGACAGCTAAAAGTTTGCATTTAGGTAATTACATTCAAATTGCTAACTTATTAAGATTTAAACAATACGGATATAATCCAGTTGCAATCGTTGGCGGAATTACAGGGATGATCGGTGATCCAAGTTTTCGTGCAACTGAAAGACAATTTTTGGATGAAAATACATTGATTCAAAATAAAAACGCAATTAAAGATCAATTAAAGAAATTCGATCTAGAGGTAATTGATAACCTAGATTTTTATCAAGGGTGAACAATGGTTGATTTTTTAAAAAATATGGGTAAAATGATCAATGTTAATTACCTATTGGAAAAAGAATCTATTGCTACTAGATTGCAACAAGGTTTATCATTTACTGAATTTAGTTATCAATTAATTCAAGGATGAGATTTTAAAACATTGTATGAAAACAATAACGTTAAGATTCAAATCGGTGGAAGTGACCAATGAGGTAATATGACAACCGGTTTAGAGTATATCCGTAAATCACATGCAAATCCTGATGCAATTGTAATTACTGCAAATCTTTTAGTTGATGAGAATGGTAAAAAATTCGGTAAATCATCAGGTGGAGGATCATTATGATTAAATGCAGAAATGACCTCTCCTTATGCAATTTATCAATTCTTATTAAATCAATCTGACGCTAAAATTGAAGAATATTTAATGTGATTAACTTTCCTTGATGTTCAAGAAATTAAAAATATCATTTCTAAACATAATGAAGCTAAGCATTTAAGATATGCTCAAAAAATATTGGCATATGAAATTGTTAAAGACATTCATTCAAAAGAAATAGCATTGCAATGTCAAAGAATTAGTGAAATTCTATTTGGTAAAAATCAAGATCTTTTAGACATAAATGATTTAGAAATGTTAAGAGGTTTCTTGACTGAATACGAAATTAATGCAGATGAAAAATTCATTGATGTAATTAAAAATAATCAAATATTAAATTCAAACCGTGAAATTAGAGAATTTCTAACTAAAAAATCTTTTACAATCAATAATGAAATTATAGAAGATGAAAATCAATTAATTGATTTTAGTAAATTTAATCAAAAATACGCTTTATTAAGAAAAGGCAAAAAGGAATACATCATTTTAAGGAGAAAATAA
- a CDS encoding alanine/ornithine racemase family PLP-dependent enzyme, with protein sequence MSFPKIIIDEKKFLHNIKVAQEICAEKGIEVLAVTKGFCGNRRMAELFAKGGIKFFGDSRLDNFEVYKDIKGHKQLLRLPQLDEIPRLVELCDSSLNSELETIKAISDYCLANNKTHEVIVMVDLGDRREGFLPEDTVEACGKIINEMKGVKLIGLGCNFGCYGGRIPSDEAMKIFADLNNEVQTKYNVKFSHISGGNSLSLHLVWENRMPKEVNILRMSFAMIFGTEDKYRKTIRNMHRDTFQCQAKVIEVKRKSSMPIGEPGLDAFGNIPTFEDIGDIDRVICAIGKIDTMFDAMIPLDKDMEILGGSSDHMIINVNKCKKQYKVGDIITFDLDWGSLLYLFNSSYVEKEFINKID encoded by the coding sequence ATGAGTTTCCCAAAAATTATTATTGACGAAAAGAAATTTCTTCACAATATCAAAGTTGCGCAAGAAATTTGTGCCGAAAAAGGAATTGAAGTATTAGCTGTAACAAAAGGCTTTTGTGGAAATAGAAGAATGGCTGAACTTTTTGCAAAAGGTGGGATTAAGTTTTTCGGCGATTCAAGATTAGATAATTTTGAAGTATATAAAGACATAAAGGGCCATAAACAATTATTAAGATTGCCTCAACTTGATGAAATTCCTCGTTTAGTTGAATTATGCGATTCTAGTTTAAATAGCGAATTAGAAACCATTAAAGCAATTAGTGATTATTGTTTAGCAAATAACAAAACGCATGAAGTTATTGTAATGGTCGATCTAGGAGATAGAAGAGAAGGCTTTCTTCCTGAAGATACAGTTGAAGCATGTGGCAAAATTATTAACGAAATGAAAGGTGTTAAATTAATTGGGCTAGGATGTAATTTCGGATGCTACGGCGGAAGAATTCCATCTGATGAAGCGATGAAAATCTTTGCTGATTTAAATAACGAAGTTCAAACTAAATATAATGTTAAATTCTCTCATATTTCAGGTGGAAACTCATTAAGCTTACATTTAGTTTGAGAAAATCGTATGCCAAAAGAAGTTAATATTTTAAGAATGAGTTTCGCAATGATCTTTGGAACTGAAGATAAATATAGAAAAACTATTAGAAATATGCATCGCGATACTTTCCAATGTCAAGCTAAAGTAATTGAAGTTAAGAGAAAAAGTTCAATGCCAATTGGTGAACCTGGTTTGGATGCCTTTGGCAATATACCAACCTTTGAAGACATCGGTGATATTGATAGAGTTATCTGTGCTATTGGAAAAATTGATACCATGTTTGATGCAATGATTCCTTTAGATAAGGACATGGAAATTCTAGGGGGTTCTTCAGATCATATGATTATTAATGTTAATAAATGTAAAAAACAATATAAAGTTGGAGATATCATTACTTTTGATCTAGATTGAGGAAGTTTATTATATTTATTCAATTCAAGTTATGTTGAAAAAGAATTTATTAATAAAATAGATTAA
- the rpsI gene encoding 30S ribosomal protein S9: MAELIKYYGLGRRKSSVARVYILPGSGKFAINGKDAKSYLNSDILIKDSLSPFAVTETTNTFDVIANVNGGGLTGQSGAIRLGIARALLEASNNEYRNKLKDAGFLTRDARVKERKKFGLRKARRARQFSKR; encoded by the coding sequence ATGGCTGAATTAATTAAATACTATGGTTTAGGACGTCGTAAATCTTCAGTAGCAAGAGTTTACATTTTACCAGGAAGTGGCAAATTCGCAATTAATGGTAAAGATGCTAAAAGTTATTTAAATTCAGATATCCTAATTAAAGACTCTTTAAGCCCATTCGCAGTTACAGAAACAACAAACACATTTGACGTTATCGCTAACGTTAATGGTGGTGGTTTGACCGGTCAATCAGGTGCTATTAGATTAGGAATTGCCCGTGCGTTATTAGAAGCTTCAAACAATGAGTACCGTAATAAATTAAAAGATGCTGGATTCTTAACAAGAGATGCTCGTGTTAAAGAACGTAAGAAATTCGGTCTTAGAAAAGCAAGAAGAGCAAGACAATTCTCAAAACGTTAA
- the rplM gene encoding 50S ribosomal protein L13 produces the protein MRQTTIIRKEIVDKKWYIIDAKNIPLGRLSTLVASILRGKNKPTFTPNVDMGDNVVVINAKDVLLTAKKEENKIYYRHSGYPGGLKKINARDLREKHPEALVEKAVRGMLPHTKLGRKQFKNLYVYANEEHKQVSQQPVKIEVK, from the coding sequence ATGCGTCAAACAACAATTATTAGAAAAGAAATAGTTGATAAAAAATGATACATCATCGATGCAAAAAATATTCCATTAGGAAGACTTTCAACTCTTGTAGCTTCAATTCTACGTGGAAAAAATAAACCAACATTTACACCAAATGTTGATATGGGCGACAATGTAGTTGTTATCAATGCTAAAGATGTACTTTTAACAGCTAAAAAAGAAGAAAACAAAATTTATTACCGTCACTCAGGTTACCCTGGAGGACTAAAGAAAATTAATGCTAGAGATTTAAGAGAAAAACACCCAGAAGCATTAGTTGAAAAAGCAGTTAGAGGAATGTTACCTCACACAAAATTAGGAAGAAAACAATTTAAAAACTTATACGTTTATGCAAATGAAGAACATAAACAAGTATCACAACAACCTGTAAAAATCGAGGTTAAATAA
- a CDS encoding 16S rRNA (uracil(1498)-N(3))-methyltransferase, translating into MYKFFANKKENDCFILDSETLQHLKSVRIKPNEVFLVNYINEFYECNFIYPNLAKIIKKTTINNERDYQTTACLPLIKINHFELALQKLVELGVKKIIPFISEYTDQSNLKILNKRERFEKIIKEACQQSMRNVIPELTDVMRYDEILELNCKNKILAYEKAEGMPFYHNNEDVMLIVGPEGGFSLKEIDLAVKKNVKIVSLTKTILRAETALIFMFSRLN; encoded by the coding sequence ATGTATAAATTTTTTGCCAATAAAAAAGAAAATGATTGTTTTATTCTAGATAGTGAAACATTACAACATCTAAAATCTGTAAGAATTAAACCTAATGAAGTTTTTTTAGTCAATTATATTAATGAATTTTACGAATGTAATTTTATCTATCCTAATTTAGCAAAGATTATTAAAAAAACAACAATTAATAACGAAAGAGATTATCAAACAACTGCTTGTCTGCCATTAATTAAAATTAATCATTTTGAATTAGCATTACAGAAATTGGTTGAATTAGGGGTTAAAAAAATTATTCCTTTTATCTCTGAATATACCGATCAATCAAATCTTAAGATCTTAAATAAACGTGAGCGTTTTGAAAAGATTATCAAAGAAGCATGTCAACAATCAATGCGTAATGTAATTCCTGAATTAACTGATGTCATGCGTTATGACGAGATTTTAGAACTTAATTGTAAAAACAAAATTTTAGCTTACGAAAAAGCTGAAGGTATGCCTTTTTATCATAATAATGAAGACGTTATGCTAATAGTAGGTCCAGAAGGTGGATTTTCTTTAAAAGAAATTGATCTAGCTGTTAAAAAAAATGTTAAAATTGTTTCATTGACCAAAACTATTTTGAGAGCAGAAACAGCACTCATTTTTATGTTTAGTAGATTAAATTAA
- the rsmH gene encoding 16S rRNA (cytosine(1402)-N(4))-methyltransferase RsmH: MEKHFPVMLKEVIEQLEIKPDGIYVDLTLGRAGHSKEILKQLTTGKLICFDKDQQALDESINQLKEINDNFVLIKSDFRYAKKELEKIGITEINGLLADFGVSSPQLDQITRGFSYSLDCNLDMRMDLNSDLKATDILNTFSEQEITKILIENADVKFAQRIAKAICENRPINNSFSLNEIIRKSLPAKIVREKNPSKAVFQAIRIAVNDELNAIKDLLEDIHDLIKVRGKMLFITFHSKEDAIVKKYFQNLTYRDPLLNKLPIQINDNWKQKIIFPSEEEIQINKRSRSAKLRVITRLE; the protein is encoded by the coding sequence ATAGAAAAGCATTTTCCAGTTATGCTTAAAGAAGTTATTGAACAACTTGAAATTAAGCCTGACGGAATATATGTGGATTTAACACTTGGTCGAGCTGGTCATAGTAAAGAGATATTAAAACAATTGACGACAGGAAAGTTAATTTGTTTTGATAAAGACCAACAAGCATTAGATGAATCGATTAATCAATTAAAAGAAATAAATGATAATTTCGTATTAATTAAATCTGATTTCAGATATGCAAAAAAAGAACTTGAAAAAATAGGAATAACAGAAATCAATGGATTGCTTGCTGATTTTGGAGTAAGTAGTCCGCAATTAGATCAAATTACACGTGGCTTTTCATATTCATTAGATTGTAATTTGGATATGCGTATGGATTTAAATAGCGATTTAAAAGCAACTGATATTCTTAATACATTTTCAGAACAAGAAATTACAAAAATATTAATTGAAAACGCTGATGTAAAATTCGCTCAACGAATTGCGAAGGCAATCTGTGAAAACAGACCGATTAATAATTCTTTTTCTCTAAATGAAATCATTAGAAAATCACTTCCCGCTAAAATCGTTAGGGAAAAGAATCCATCAAAAGCCGTCTTTCAAGCAATTAGAATTGCAGTAAACGATGAATTAAATGCAATTAAAGATTTACTTGAAGATATTCATGATTTAATTAAAGTTCGTGGAAAAATGTTGTTCATAACATTCCATTCAAAAGAGGATGCGATTGTTAAAAAATACTTTCAAAATCTTACCTACAGAGATCCTTTATTAAATAAATTACCAATCCAAATTAACGATAATTGAAAACAAAAAATCATCTTCCCTAGTGAAGAAGAAATTCAGATTAACAAAAGATCAAGAAGCGCAAAATTAAGAGTTATTACTAGATTGGAATAA
- a CDS encoding division/cell wall cluster transcriptional repressor MraZ produces the protein MFGKYYKQIDDKNRLVIPAKLLKELGEVMYITLGFDKSIVLRTEKEFLKLKEKLEENNSLNPDFRNLSRYIFGNTEEVQPDSKGRIVLPKYFVDKTTITKEVVFIGVGSYAEIFAKETYDLKEQFFEDEQNIEDLTKKLLEQGVKL, from the coding sequence ATGTTTGGGAAATATTACAAACAAATTGATGATAAAAACCGTTTAGTAATACCAGCAAAGCTTCTAAAAGAATTGGGTGAAGTGATGTACATTACATTAGGTTTTGATAAATCAATTGTGTTAAGAACTGAAAAAGAATTTCTTAAATTAAAAGAAAAACTTGAAGAAAATAATTCCTTAAACCCAGATTTTAGAAACCTATCAAGATATATTTTTGGAAATACCGAAGAAGTTCAACCAGATTCAAAAGGTAGAATTGTATTACCAAAATATTTCGTTGATAAAACCACTATCACAAAAGAAGTAGTTTTTATTGGTGTTGGAAGTTATGCAGAAATTTTTGCAAAAGAAACTTACGACTTAAAAGAACAATTCTTTGAAGATGAACAAAATATTGAAGACTTGACTAAGAAATTATTAGAACAAGGAGTTAAGTTATAG
- the greA gene encoding transcription elongation factor GreA, translated as MAELENKIYLTKETLKQYEERLKYLQEVARPQVIEEIKEARNQGDLSENAEYDAARDKQAAIENEISEIQHILDNYELISEDQQTNMVKIGSTVKLQYVSDANKYLEVQIVGALDADPFNNKISNSSSLAKAILDKKVGEQIEVDAPKKYKVKIVEIK; from the coding sequence ATGGCTGAATTAGAAAATAAAATATATTTAACAAAAGAAACTTTAAAACAATATGAAGAAAGATTAAAATACTTACAAGAAGTTGCTCGTCCACAAGTAATTGAAGAAATTAAAGAAGCAAGAAACCAAGGGGACTTATCAGAAAATGCTGAATACGATGCAGCAAGAGATAAACAAGCAGCAATTGAAAATGAAATTTCAGAAATTCAACATATTTTGGATAACTACGAATTAATTTCAGAAGACCAACAAACAAATATGGTTAAAATTGGTTCAACAGTGAAATTACAATATGTTAGTGATGCTAATAAATATTTAGAAGTTCAAATTGTTGGAGCATTAGATGCTGACCCATTTAATAATAAAATTTCAAACTCTTCATCTTTAGCAAAGGCAATTTTAGATAAAAAAGTCGGAGAACAAATCGAAGTTGATGCTCCTAAAAAATACAAAGTTAAAATTGTTGAAATAAAATAA